One segment of Variovorax paradoxus DNA contains the following:
- a CDS encoding DUF1266 domain-containing protein — translation MDIVGHALMDNEKLHFHATPDTTPDEAWLVTLSAPLSAFNGDHVNAVATGKHDEDLREGIAQVWGVDDRASFEEKADWLVQEGQRSTYAPLWQSIAAVDDAVQTTHPLLRMLADGMFPAFFQIKARKSLDYKSLGAQSGHSAADLSQLVTGSRSWVDELRRHFKVQPAQIGNLVAWDAVRLASLTRWAVQLGYIDRAEFARFAGGLKQKVQHAYADWPQVSAAYIAGGLIWRYSNEREENLLRTNRLLLSDARSPYRSTAFR, via the coding sequence ATGGACATCGTCGGCCACGCGCTGATGGACAACGAGAAACTTCACTTCCACGCCACGCCCGACACCACGCCGGACGAAGCCTGGCTGGTCACGCTGAGCGCGCCGCTCTCCGCCTTCAATGGCGACCACGTGAACGCAGTGGCCACGGGCAAGCACGACGAGGACCTGCGCGAAGGCATCGCGCAGGTGTGGGGCGTGGACGACCGCGCGAGCTTCGAGGAGAAGGCCGACTGGCTCGTGCAGGAAGGCCAGCGCTCGACCTACGCTCCGCTGTGGCAATCGATCGCGGCCGTCGACGATGCGGTGCAGACCACGCACCCGCTGCTGCGCATGCTGGCCGATGGCATGTTCCCCGCCTTCTTCCAGATCAAGGCGCGCAAGAGCCTCGACTACAAGTCCCTCGGCGCGCAGAGCGGCCATTCGGCCGCCGACCTGTCCCAGCTGGTGACGGGCAGCCGCTCGTGGGTCGACGAGTTGCGCCGGCACTTCAAGGTGCAGCCCGCGCAGATCGGCAACCTCGTGGCCTGGGATGCGGTGCGGCTGGCGAGCCTGACGCGCTGGGCGGTGCAGCTGGGCTACATCGATCGCGCGGAATTCGCTCGCTTCGCCGGCGGGTTGAAGCAGAAGGTGCAGCACGCCTATGCCGACTGGCCGCAGGTGAGCGCGGCCTACATCGCCGGCGGCCTGATCTGGCGCTATTCGAACGAGCGAGAGGAGAACCTGCTGCGCACCAACCGGCTGCTGCTGAGCGACGCGCGCAGTCCGTATCGCAGCACGGCTTTCCGCTGA
- a CDS encoding PLP-dependent aminotransferase family protein has translation MDQFRSSPHAPAEGAGAGRRVYDLLRAQMADGTLPAGAKAPSTRALAADLGVSRTTVTAAYEQLAAEGFLVTAVGRAARVAGAPPAAPVSRATPRRRKQPAPALSDFGRRVAGIAMPALARAKPAAIDFAYGAVASRDFPSQIWRRAYQAELLRHQHSLYYAAPEGDASLRRSLQGYLRRARGLACDAEQILVVHGSQQGIDLCARLLLDPGDAFVFEDPGYLMARRSFEAAGGQLSAVPVDTQGLDTAGLPSGMPARLAYVTPSHQFPLGGVLPVGRRMALLQWAQRQRAWIVEDDYDGEFRYGQRPIDALQSMDGDGRVIYIGTFSKALSPQLRIGYLVLPAELVPVFRQAKRLVDRHAPLLEQRVLASLIDSGAYERHVRRVRRENERRRAALLGAVERHLPGDATVAGTAAGLHVVLWLPFLRARDETALVEAALGRGVGVYPVSPLFATAAHRARHKAAGLILGYASLTPEEIDRGMRALAAVIGSLAAKAR, from the coding sequence ATGGACCAGTTTCGCTCCTCACCTCATGCACCGGCCGAAGGCGCAGGCGCCGGCCGTCGCGTCTACGACCTGCTGCGCGCGCAGATGGCCGACGGCACGCTGCCCGCGGGCGCCAAGGCGCCATCGACCCGCGCACTGGCCGCCGACCTCGGCGTGTCCCGCACGACCGTCACGGCCGCCTATGAGCAACTGGCGGCCGAAGGCTTCCTGGTCACCGCCGTGGGCCGCGCCGCACGGGTCGCCGGCGCGCCGCCTGCAGCGCCGGTCTCGCGTGCAACGCCGCGCCGTCGGAAGCAACCGGCGCCCGCGCTGTCGGACTTCGGGCGCCGCGTGGCGGGTATCGCGATGCCTGCGCTCGCCCGTGCGAAGCCGGCTGCCATCGACTTCGCCTACGGCGCAGTGGCCTCGCGCGACTTCCCCTCGCAGATATGGCGGCGCGCGTACCAGGCCGAGCTGCTTCGACATCAGCACAGCCTCTATTACGCCGCACCAGAGGGCGACGCGTCGCTTCGGCGCTCGCTGCAGGGCTATCTGCGGCGTGCGCGCGGACTGGCCTGCGACGCCGAGCAGATCCTGGTGGTGCATGGCTCGCAGCAAGGCATCGACCTCTGCGCGCGGCTGCTGCTCGACCCGGGCGATGCCTTCGTCTTCGAGGACCCAGGCTACCTGATGGCACGCCGCAGCTTCGAGGCCGCAGGCGGCCAGCTGTCGGCCGTGCCCGTCGACACGCAGGGGCTGGACACCGCCGGCCTGCCGTCAGGCATGCCGGCTCGGCTGGCCTACGTGACGCCGTCCCATCAGTTTCCGCTCGGCGGCGTGCTGCCCGTCGGCCGGCGCATGGCGCTGCTGCAGTGGGCGCAGCGGCAGCGCGCCTGGATCGTCGAGGACGACTACGACGGCGAGTTCCGCTACGGACAGCGCCCCATCGACGCGCTGCAGTCGATGGATGGCGATGGCCGTGTGATCTACATCGGCACCTTTTCGAAGGCCCTGTCGCCGCAGCTTCGCATCGGCTACCTGGTGCTGCCCGCCGAACTCGTGCCCGTGTTCCGGCAGGCCAAGCGCCTTGTGGACCGCCACGCGCCGCTGCTGGAGCAGCGTGTGCTCGCGTCGCTGATCGACAGCGGTGCCTACGAACGCCATGTGCGGCGGGTGCGCCGCGAGAACGAACGCCGGCGCGCGGCCTTGCTCGGCGCCGTCGAGCGCCACCTGCCGGGCGACGCGACGGTCGCGGGCACGGCGGCAGGACTGCATGTGGTGCTGTGGCTGCCCTTTCTTCGGGCCCGCGACGAAACGGCGCTGGTGGAAGCCGCGCTTGGCCGCGGCGTGGGCGTCTACCCGGTGTCGCCGCTGTTCGCCACCGCGGCGCACCGCGCCAGGCACAAGGCTGCGGGGCTGATCCTCGGCTACGCGAGTCTCACGCCCGAAGAGATCGATCGTGGAATGCGTGCGCTGGCGGCCGTCATCGGATCATTGGCCGCGAAGGCCCGATAG
- the bla gene encoding class A beta-lactamase, whose translation MNPSFQRRTLLLAASVLPLASACTAGFAKTSSSSSSSSAESQLAELERASGGRLGVTGFDTGTGARIQHRAHERFPMCSTFKLMLAAAVLERSAKEPDLLARQLSYGRSDLIANSPITEKHVTTGMRVAELCAATIQYSDNAAANVLLRLLGGPGEVTAFSRRIGDQVFRLDRTEPELNTSIPGDMRDTTTPSAMSDSVQRLVLGDALGAPQRDLLKTWLLGNTTSKERFMAGVPAGWKVGDKTGAGSYGSNNDVGVLWPPAGAPLVLSVYLTFSQKDAKTRNDVVAAATRIAVTALAG comes from the coding sequence ATGAACCCATCCTTCCAGCGCCGCACCCTGCTGCTCGCTGCTTCCGTGCTGCCCCTCGCCAGCGCCTGCACCGCAGGCTTTGCGAAGACGTCGTCGTCGTCGTCGTCGTCGTCCGCCGAATCGCAACTGGCCGAGCTCGAGCGTGCCTCGGGCGGACGCCTCGGCGTGACCGGCTTCGACACCGGCACCGGCGCCCGCATCCAGCACCGCGCGCACGAGCGCTTTCCGATGTGCAGCACCTTCAAGCTGATGCTGGCCGCCGCCGTGCTGGAACGCAGCGCGAAGGAGCCGGACCTGCTGGCCCGTCAGTTGAGCTACGGCAGGAGCGACCTCATCGCCAACTCGCCCATCACAGAGAAGCACGTGACCACCGGCATGCGCGTGGCCGAGCTGTGCGCGGCGACCATCCAGTACAGCGACAACGCCGCCGCGAACGTGCTGCTGCGGCTGCTGGGCGGGCCCGGCGAGGTGACGGCCTTCTCGCGGCGCATCGGCGACCAGGTCTTCAGGCTCGACCGCACGGAGCCGGAGCTGAACACCAGCATTCCCGGCGACATGCGCGACACCACCACGCCTTCGGCCATGTCCGACAGCGTGCAGCGGCTGGTGCTCGGCGACGCGCTCGGTGCGCCGCAGCGCGACCTGCTCAAGACCTGGCTGCTCGGCAACACGACCAGCAAGGAGCGCTTCATGGCAGGCGTGCCCGCCGGCTGGAAGGTCGGCGACAAGACCGGCGCAGGCTCCTACGGCAGCAACAACGACGTCGGCGTGCTGTGGCCGCCGGCCGGTGCGCCGCTGGTGCTGTCGGTCTACCTGACTTTCTCGCAGAAGGATGCGAAGACGCGCAACGACGTGGTGGCGGCGGCCACGCGCATCGCGGTGACCGCACTCGCGGGCTGA
- a CDS encoding class I SAM-dependent methyltransferase: MTDDFYDELAPLYHLIYPDWNESIGLQGGKLSRLIEAEWPGQGARRKVLDVSCGIGTQALGLAAQGHDVTASDLSPREIERARSEAGARGLDIAFAVCDMREAHTHHGGGFDIVMSCDNSMPHLQTDDDLLTAFRQMTACLRPGGGCVVSVRDYASEARGTNIVKHYGARVENGLRHVLFQVWDFDDDGRGAHYDLGFFFVTEDLATQAVHTRVMRSRYYAISTARLCEFMREAGLQDVRRIDDAFFQPVLVGTRAAS; the protein is encoded by the coding sequence ATGACAGACGATTTCTACGACGAGCTCGCCCCGCTCTACCACCTCATCTATCCCGACTGGAACGAGAGCATCGGCCTGCAGGGTGGCAAGCTCTCGCGGTTGATCGAGGCCGAATGGCCCGGACAGGGCGCCCGCCGCAAGGTGCTCGACGTGTCGTGCGGCATCGGCACGCAGGCGCTCGGACTGGCGGCGCAGGGCCACGACGTGACCGCCTCGGACCTCTCCCCTCGCGAGATCGAACGCGCGCGCAGCGAGGCCGGCGCTCGTGGGCTCGACATCGCCTTCGCCGTGTGCGACATGCGCGAAGCGCACACGCACCACGGCGGCGGCTTCGACATCGTGATGTCCTGCGACAACTCGATGCCGCACCTGCAGACCGACGACGACCTGCTGACCGCCTTCCGCCAGATGACGGCCTGCCTGCGTCCCGGCGGCGGCTGCGTGGTCAGCGTGCGCGACTACGCCAGCGAGGCGCGCGGCACCAACATCGTGAAGCACTACGGCGCGCGCGTCGAGAACGGCCTGCGGCACGTGCTGTTCCAGGTGTGGGACTTCGACGACGACGGCCGGGGCGCGCACTACGACCTCGGGTTCTTCTTCGTCACGGAAGACCTCGCCACCCAGGCGGTGCACACGCGCGTCATGCGATCGCGCTATTACGCGATATCCACCGCGCGGCTGTGCGAGTTCATGCGCGAGGCAGGGCTGCAGGACGTGCGGCGCATCGACGACGCGTTCTTCCAGCCGGTGCTCGTGGGTACGCGCGCCGCAAGCTGA
- a CDS encoding oxidoreductase produces MMNRTDPVWLITGCSTGFGRELARLVLARGWRAVVTARNPAQVADIAEGHGERALVLPLDVTRREQIDQVVAQARQHFGRIDALVNNAGYGYLAAIEEGDDKEVRDMFETNVFGLVDMTKAVLPVMRAQGNGLVVNVSSIGGLTSFAATGYYHATKYAVEGISESLAIEVKPLGIGVLVVEPGPFRTNWAGPSIKQSATRIEAYEATAGERRRQTAARSGNQAGDPVRAAQAIIDAALSDNPPLRLVLGKAALDLARKKLEFMRGDFDAWESTTLGADYPPGEG; encoded by the coding sequence ATGATGAATCGAACCGACCCCGTCTGGCTGATCACGGGATGTTCCACCGGCTTCGGCCGCGAGCTCGCCCGGCTGGTGCTCGCACGCGGATGGCGCGCCGTGGTGACCGCGCGCAACCCGGCGCAGGTCGCCGACATCGCCGAAGGCCACGGCGAGCGTGCGCTGGTACTGCCTCTGGACGTCACGCGACGCGAGCAGATCGACCAGGTGGTGGCGCAGGCGCGCCAGCATTTCGGGCGCATCGACGCGCTCGTCAACAACGCGGGCTACGGCTATCTCGCCGCCATCGAGGAGGGCGACGACAAGGAAGTGCGCGACATGTTCGAGACCAATGTGTTCGGGCTCGTCGACATGACCAAGGCGGTGCTGCCGGTGATGCGCGCGCAGGGCAACGGGCTGGTGGTCAACGTGTCGTCCATCGGGGGGCTCACGAGCTTCGCGGCCACCGGCTACTACCACGCCACCAAGTACGCGGTGGAAGGCATCTCGGAATCGCTCGCCATCGAGGTCAAGCCGTTGGGCATCGGCGTGCTGGTGGTCGAGCCGGGGCCGTTCCGCACCAACTGGGCCGGTCCGTCGATCAAGCAGTCGGCCACGCGCATCGAGGCCTACGAGGCCACGGCCGGCGAGCGCCGCAGGCAGACCGCCGCGCGCAGCGGCAACCAGGCCGGCGACCCGGTGCGCGCGGCGCAGGCCATCATCGATGCCGCGCTGTCCGACAACCCGCCGCTGCGGCTGGTGCTGGGCAAGGCGGCCCTCGACCTGGCGCGCAAGAAGCTCGAGTTCATGCGCGGTGACTTCGACGCATGGGAATCGACCACGCTGGGCGCGGACTACCCACCGGGCGAGGGCTGA
- the trhA gene encoding PAQR family membrane homeostasis protein TrhA codes for MYPGERLNGYSHLLGLLLALPAAALLLAKTVPTGDPARIAGALVFSLSAVVLYAASTLFHSTRGRFKRMWERADHCAIYLLIAGTYTPFALVTLQGVWGGLLLAAIWSAALFGIWRELAPATGGAARPPPLWLYIGMGWVGVLAAVPLAARLDAAGLAWLLAGGVLYTAGTVFYRNRQGFRHAHGAWHLFVLAGTASHYVAVGWFVL; via the coding sequence ATGTACCCGGGCGAAAGACTCAACGGATACAGCCACCTGCTCGGCCTGCTGCTCGCGCTGCCCGCCGCGGCACTGCTGCTTGCCAAGACCGTGCCCACCGGCGACCCCGCGCGCATCGCGGGCGCGCTGGTGTTCTCGCTCTCGGCGGTGGTGCTGTACGCGGCCTCCACGCTCTTCCACAGCACGCGCGGACGGTTCAAGCGCATGTGGGAGCGCGCGGACCACTGCGCCATCTACCTGCTGATCGCCGGCACCTACACGCCGTTCGCACTCGTCACACTGCAGGGCGTGTGGGGCGGCCTGCTGCTCGCGGCGATCTGGAGCGCGGCGCTGTTCGGCATCTGGCGCGAACTGGCGCCGGCCACGGGCGGTGCCGCCCGGCCGCCGCCGCTGTGGCTGTACATCGGCATGGGCTGGGTCGGCGTGCTGGCCGCCGTGCCGCTGGCCGCGCGGCTCGACGCGGCCGGTCTCGCGTGGCTGCTCGCGGGCGGCGTGCTGTACACGGCAGGCACGGTGTTCTACCGGAACCGGCAGGGCTTCCGGCATGCGCACGGGGCATGGCACCTGTTCGTGCTCGCGGGCACGGCGAGCCACTACGTGGCGGTGGGCTGGTTCGTCCTGTAG
- a CDS encoding LamG-like jellyroll fold domain-containing protein encodes MPVADAPSTGSGSTGTPAPGTNKGNSGPKALVVEIDGLTHAALVDAIAQKRAPALQSFHVAPAWTGGTNGTPTEQRLTDGPSWATLLTGTWVQRHGVRWDTADQRIDAKLAPSIFALARQNAGAGYKTAAVTANPLYPVLLTNETGTVDAAFDCAGSDACVTDHTSQLIEAGNDLLVAQYGAPANAAASSGLGSDAYRRAVSDTAAAVGRLLEGIARRTANDAKEDWLVILTTGHGRDAFGAATGLQTRDNKTIFIASNKELAGLPGTGTAVPADDTLLQLAAATDIAPTVLRHLGSTPAAASYGLNGIALQGTTTLREPTAKTGADRDNIELSWKLAGNTDVPVKVLRDGKLVATLAAGSTSYADYVDAAGDGNYSYVYTLVAGDTMVSLNARIAYLAPVPLMPTLATGLVTYHTFDTLPGVDGKAGASTLAPWAADADGGSLLADDSMRTRYRAKALRIDSRVANASGMSGYRIRQATDVTSDAGTTAFTIGFWVRTDATCSQGVSNGGTVIANKNYDTGNNAGLAIGLFGSCELRFNTGTGSVRGEIKGAHYLSAGQWAYVAMVIDKAGLAMDAYAIDPARGVQTGHVALTPALVAALGGLKNGIGLNEDATGLYYKRQSSSPRGAMDFNDLAIWNRALSAAEVANLYKAAAPLSTLLP; translated from the coding sequence GTGCCAGTTGCCGACGCACCTTCGACCGGCAGCGGCAGCACCGGCACGCCCGCACCCGGCACGAACAAGGGCAACAGCGGCCCCAAGGCGCTGGTCGTCGAGATCGACGGGCTCACGCATGCGGCACTGGTCGACGCCATCGCGCAGAAGCGCGCACCGGCGCTGCAGTCCTTTCATGTCGCACCCGCTTGGACCGGCGGCACCAACGGTACGCCCACCGAGCAACGGCTCACCGACGGCCCCTCGTGGGCGACGCTGCTGACAGGCACCTGGGTGCAGCGCCACGGCGTGCGGTGGGACACCGCCGACCAGCGCATCGACGCCAAGCTCGCGCCATCGATCTTCGCCCTCGCCAGGCAGAATGCCGGCGCCGGCTACAAGACCGCCGCCGTCACGGCGAATCCGCTCTACCCGGTCCTGCTCACGAACGAAACCGGCACGGTCGACGCCGCATTCGATTGCGCGGGCTCCGACGCCTGCGTGACCGATCACACCTCGCAGCTCATCGAGGCGGGCAACGACCTGCTGGTGGCGCAATACGGTGCACCTGCCAATGCGGCCGCCAGCAGCGGGCTCGGCAGCGACGCCTACCGCCGCGCCGTGAGCGACACCGCCGCGGCCGTGGGGCGCCTGCTGGAAGGCATCGCGCGCCGCACGGCGAACGACGCGAAGGAAGACTGGCTCGTCATCCTCACCACCGGCCACGGCCGCGACGCCTTCGGTGCCGCAACGGGCCTGCAGACGCGCGACAACAAGACCATCTTCATCGCCAGCAACAAGGAACTCGCGGGCCTGCCCGGCACCGGCACGGCCGTACCTGCGGACGACACGCTGCTGCAGCTCGCCGCGGCCACCGACATCGCGCCGACCGTGCTGCGCCACCTGGGCTCCACGCCCGCCGCGGCCAGCTACGGCCTGAACGGCATCGCGCTGCAAGGCACCACCACCCTGCGCGAGCCCACCGCGAAGACCGGTGCCGACCGGGACAACATCGAACTCTCGTGGAAGCTCGCCGGCAACACCGACGTGCCCGTGAAGGTGCTGCGCGACGGCAAGCTCGTGGCCACGCTGGCGGCCGGCAGCACTTCGTACGCCGACTACGTCGATGCCGCGGGCGACGGCAACTACAGCTACGTGTACACGCTGGTCGCCGGCGACACGATGGTGTCGCTGAACGCGAGGATCGCCTACCTGGCGCCGGTGCCGCTGATGCCGACGCTGGCCACCGGCCTGGTCACCTACCACACCTTCGACACCCTGCCCGGCGTCGACGGCAAGGCCGGCGCCTCGACGCTCGCGCCATGGGCGGCCGATGCGGACGGCGGCTCGCTGCTGGCCGACGACAGCATGCGCACCCGCTACCGCGCCAAGGCTCTGCGCATCGACAGCAGGGTGGCCAATGCGAGCGGCATGTCCGGCTATCGCATCAGGCAGGCAACCGACGTGACCAGCGACGCGGGCACGACCGCCTTCACCATCGGTTTCTGGGTGCGCACCGACGCCACCTGCAGCCAGGGCGTGAGCAACGGCGGCACCGTCATCGCCAACAAGAACTACGACACCGGCAACAACGCGGGCCTCGCCATCGGCCTGTTCGGCAGCTGCGAGCTGCGCTTCAACACCGGCACCGGCAGCGTGCGCGGCGAGATCAAGGGCGCGCACTACCTGAGCGCAGGCCAGTGGGCCTACGTGGCGATGGTCATCGACAAGGCCGGCCTGGCCATGGATGCGTACGCGATCGACCCGGCGCGCGGCGTGCAGACGGGCCACGTGGCGCTCACCCCGGCGCTCGTCGCAGCGCTCGGCGGCCTGAAGAACGGCATCGGCCTCAATGAGGACGCGACCGGCCTCTACTACAAGCGCCAGTCGAGCTCGCCGCGCGGCGCCATGGACTTCAACGACCTCGCGATCTGGAACCGCGCGCTCAGCGCTGCCGAGGTCGCCAATCTCTACAAGGCAGCCGCCCCGTTGTCGACGTTGCTGCCCTGA
- a CDS encoding glycerophosphodiester phosphodiesterase family protein, with the protein MTKTSVPASAPRPVRAAIAAIAAVGGCLVIAACGGGNGGGGIAFPVLPPAPAPAPAPAPAPPAPAPLGTLDGAVPLVIGHRGLPGLYPEETKTAYEAAADAGADSLETDLHLTKDCVLVARHNPWLSDNTNVADVALTNPDVASRKRTVPPVLVNVTYPAIPENGPAQYKSDLTDPADPKSVLKSLVVDGEDHTNDWSITDFTMDELRQWIRGTTYDAKDQRPTDLNGKLPILSFQEVIDIAKAKSAATGRKLIVYPETKNPIWNNAQAIANGCGPKGSRPLEDALLKIMNFNELNDKDAPIIVQSFEPESLKYLRSAGLKARAVQLVDGNDVNYETGEMIYVTKDDYTFVDGRPYSWTLAGNPKWFGEMLTPAGLAEVKTYADGIGPWKPQVMAHTVVPFVAGKGLADVNTIKPTALIADAHKAGLFVHSYTFRNEAKYLAGVYKGDPAAEYLAYFRAGIDGVFSDFANTAFAARATYLKETGR; encoded by the coding sequence ATGACAAAGACGAGCGTTCCAGCATCCGCCCCCCGCCCGGTTCGGGCTGCCATTGCCGCGATCGCCGCAGTCGGCGGCTGCCTGGTGATCGCCGCCTGCGGCGGTGGCAACGGTGGCGGTGGCATCGCGTTCCCGGTGCTTCCGCCGGCACCGGCGCCCGCACCGGCACCTGCGCCTGCACCGCCGGCCCCTGCGCCGCTGGGCACGCTCGACGGCGCCGTGCCGCTCGTCATCGGCCACCGCGGCCTGCCGGGCCTGTATCCGGAAGAGACGAAGACCGCCTACGAAGCCGCGGCCGACGCCGGCGCCGACTCGCTCGAGACCGACCTGCACCTCACCAAGGACTGCGTGCTCGTCGCGCGCCACAACCCCTGGCTCAGCGACAACACCAATGTGGCCGATGTCGCCTTGACCAACCCCGACGTGGCCAGCCGCAAGCGCACCGTGCCGCCGGTGCTGGTCAACGTGACCTATCCCGCGATTCCGGAGAACGGCCCGGCCCAGTACAAGAGCGACCTCACCGACCCGGCCGATCCGAAGTCGGTGCTCAAGTCGCTCGTGGTCGACGGCGAGGACCACACCAACGACTGGTCGATCACCGACTTCACCATGGACGAGCTGCGCCAGTGGATCCGCGGCACGACCTACGACGCGAAGGACCAGCGCCCGACCGACCTCAACGGCAAGCTGCCGATCCTGAGCTTCCAGGAGGTCATCGACATCGCCAAGGCCAAGAGCGCTGCCACCGGCCGCAAGCTCATCGTCTATCCCGAGACCAAGAATCCGATCTGGAACAACGCGCAGGCCATCGCCAACGGCTGCGGCCCGAAGGGCAGCCGTCCGCTGGAAGACGCGCTGCTCAAGATCATGAACTTCAACGAGCTCAACGACAAGGACGCGCCGATCATCGTGCAGAGCTTCGAGCCCGAGAGCCTGAAGTACCTGCGCTCGGCCGGCCTGAAGGCGCGTGCGGTGCAGCTGGTGGACGGCAACGACGTCAACTACGAGACCGGCGAGATGATCTACGTGACGAAGGACGACTACACCTTCGTCGACGGCCGCCCCTACAGCTGGACGCTGGCCGGCAACCCGAAGTGGTTCGGCGAGATGCTCACGCCCGCCGGCCTGGCCGAGGTCAAGACCTATGCCGACGGCATCGGCCCGTGGAAGCCGCAGGTCATGGCGCACACCGTCGTGCCGTTCGTCGCCGGCAAGGGCCTGGCCGACGTGAACACGATCAAGCCCACGGCGCTGATCGCCGATGCGCACAAGGCCGGCCTCTTCGTGCACAGCTACACCTTCCGCAACGAAGCCAAGTACCTCGCGGGCGTGTACAAGGGCGACCCGGCGGCCGAGTACCTCGCGTACTTCCGCGCGGGCATCGACGGCGTGTTCTCCGACTTCGCCAACACCGCCTTTGCGGCGCGCGCGACGTACCTGAAGGAAACCGGCCGCTGA
- a CDS encoding bestrophin family protein, producing the protein MIVRPRPHWLRMLFVWRGSVLQTILAQLLWTTAFAVLVTLSHGRLFQWKVPLNFVPFSLIGLTLAIFLGFRNGTSYSRFWEARTLWGSLLNETRTLVRQVLTLADAPVEANVPTMRLIAFVHALRHQLRGTDAAADLARLLPPGDCARLQAARFKPAMLLLMVGEWMRGQRQEGRLDPMLAQSMEVPLGRLTEALGGCERIANTPIPFTYSVIIHRTIYLYCVLLPFGLVDAIGPMTPVVVAFIAYTFFALEALGAEIEEPFGTDANDLALDAMSRTIESTLREMLGEPQPVPPLPAAEASSAGYVQT; encoded by the coding sequence ATGATCGTCCGACCCCGCCCCCACTGGCTGCGCATGCTCTTCGTATGGCGCGGTTCGGTCCTGCAGACCATCCTTGCGCAGCTGCTGTGGACCACCGCTTTCGCGGTGCTCGTGACCTTGTCGCATGGCCGGCTGTTCCAGTGGAAGGTGCCGCTGAACTTCGTGCCGTTCTCGCTCATCGGCCTGACGCTGGCCATCTTCCTTGGTTTTCGCAACGGCACCAGCTACTCGCGCTTCTGGGAGGCGCGCACGCTGTGGGGTTCGCTGCTGAACGAAACGCGCACGCTGGTGAGGCAGGTGCTCACGCTGGCCGACGCGCCCGTCGAGGCGAACGTGCCGACGATGCGGCTCATCGCCTTCGTGCATGCGCTGCGCCACCAGCTGCGCGGGACCGACGCGGCGGCCGACCTTGCGCGGCTGCTGCCGCCCGGGGACTGCGCGCGTTTGCAGGCCGCGCGCTTCAAGCCCGCCATGCTGCTGCTGATGGTGGGCGAATGGATGCGCGGCCAGCGCCAGGAAGGCCGGCTCGACCCGATGCTGGCGCAGTCGATGGAGGTGCCGCTGGGCCGCCTCACCGAGGCGCTGGGCGGGTGCGAGCGCATCGCGAACACGCCGATCCCGTTCACCTACTCGGTCATCATCCACCGAACCATCTACCTGTACTGCGTGCTGCTTCCCTTCGGCCTGGTCGACGCCATCGGTCCGATGACGCCGGTGGTCGTCGCCTTCATCGCGTACACCTTCTTCGCGCTCGAAGCGCTCGGCGCGGAGATCGAGGAGCCCTTCGGCACCGACGCGAACGACCTTGCCTTGGACGCCATGAGCCGCACGATCGAGTCGACCCTGCGCGAGATGCTGGGAGAACCGCAACCGGTGCCGCCGCTGCCCGCCGCGGAAGCGTCGTCCGCCGGCTACGTCCAGACCTGA
- a CDS encoding FMN-binding negative transcriptional regulator, protein MYIPPHFAVTDPAQLHRVIREHPLGALVTQGPDGFDADHLPFEFDPDTGERGTLLAHVARSNTLWQRCPSGSPVMVIFRGAQDYISPSWYPSKHEAHRQVPTWNYEVVHAHGILAVQDDERFVRRIVARLTRRHEAGEPTPWKMGDSAPEFIDGLLRNIVGIEIAVTSLEGKFKLSQNKDVRDRTGAADSLQARGSTGLAQRMRPDAA, encoded by the coding sequence ATGTACATCCCTCCGCACTTCGCCGTCACCGACCCCGCGCAACTGCACCGCGTCATCCGTGAACATCCGCTCGGAGCGCTGGTCACCCAGGGGCCCGACGGCTTCGACGCGGACCACCTGCCTTTCGAGTTCGATCCCGACACCGGCGAGCGCGGCACGCTGCTCGCGCATGTCGCGCGCTCCAACACGCTGTGGCAGCGTTGCCCGTCGGGCAGCCCGGTGATGGTGATCTTTCGCGGTGCGCAGGACTACATCTCGCCGAGCTGGTATCCCTCCAAGCACGAGGCGCACCGGCAGGTGCCGACCTGGAACTACGAAGTGGTGCATGCGCACGGCATCCTGGCCGTCCAGGACGACGAGCGGTTCGTGCGGCGGATCGTCGCGCGCCTGACGCGGCGCCACGAAGCCGGCGAGCCGACACCATGGAAGATGGGCGATTCGGCGCCGGAGTTCATCGACGGCCTGCTGCGCAACATCGTCGGCATCGAGATCGCGGTCACGTCGCTGGAGGGCAAGTTCAAGCTCAGCCAGAACAAGGATGTGCGGGACCGCACCGGCGCGGCCGACAGCCTGCAGGCGAGGGGCAGTACCGGGCTGGCACAGCGGATGCGTCCCGACGCGGCCTGA